In a genomic window of Clavelina lepadiformis chromosome 7, kaClaLepa1.1, whole genome shotgun sequence:
- the LOC143465183 gene encoding voltage-dependent T-type calcium channel subunit alpha-1H-like isoform X2 — protein sequence MSQLNLPAVKSVAFLPQVKTSPDDDIEVDSTSGRSIGDSESESSADELLFPGLNPVVFVKLRQTTPPRIWCLRMAASPWFERASMLVILINCVTLGLYEPCDPSSNLHCETQRCQISKNIDDFVFAFFAAEMLVKMIAMGVWGKLGYLGEAWNRLDFFIVLCGMLEYTLPVGEVMNFTAIRTVRVLRPLRAINRVPSMRILVMLLLDTLPMLGNVLLLCSFVFFVFGVIAVQLWAGTLRQRCFLDNETFVLGNGSSMLSPYYDEDMHGDVPVCSIPIIDNGMFSCGDRNILHRTRVDNLTCTLNVTSFVDGYDVNHIYVDGDGGQDCVDWNQYYNKCEAGGENPSQGAINFDNIMYAWVAIFQVISLEGWVDIMYYVMDGYSFYSFIYFIFLIVIGSFFMINLCLVVIATQFSVTKQREQRLMEEQRLRFKSNDSTLASYSPPGNCYEEMFKYISHLYRKSRRRCRRRWMKYKKKREEQHQEQEKMKRSEVKKSQSIHLHHHHHYHHHHYHITEPSTLSRSEGVMKVDLNLDLNDPAPQTLPSTPLMITDGKKESDASVQLKNSFRLAVPSLSPASSILSVPSLPNSLSSSCLSNSTIAKRRLSDEVIMGSVGAVYFRSGSADECKERQPIKSGSDDSSQYVTSDLKCTCPVYDVTNGDYFPPPGECSDSESSSNANESCWRSRVNYLKHKADKVCDFKSRISEQMKRIVESKHFNRGIMVAILVNTLSMGIEHHNQSEQLTRVLEISNIVFTTLFALEMVSKLIAFGFIDYIRNFYNLFDAVIVIISVWEIAAGTENGPGGLSVLRTFRLLRVLKLIRFLPALRRQLVVLMKTMDNVATFMMLLTLFIFIFSILGMHLFGCKFCSLNVFGDTECDRKNFDTLLWAFVTVFQILTQEDWNTVLYNGMDATTPFAAIYFITLMTIGNYVLFNLLVAILVEGFQAECNSETQEALERLSNQSSDEEDVHPHHVLAEEYTSRVARSLGIRSPSGSIERLHGAEEARRSDSETTSEEETDDETSRNERRSPEIRVNRASPAPGRSSPRGVPIITRTCATPTPCGSPSSQHKSLIHSFSERDSESDSGASRLSENQRLSPVASKNDNSSSRRGVHSRKSSTESCLSLGSLSRTGSWKMRMSKKALPLDEQSLVSWKDDSDDEDIAIPSMTSSFNQQQDKEENKMRALSFSTPPTLSSSSNRRYSEITYDMVGCECVASLCSGCRRPAPQCMYKRLNWSLYLLPPDNLFRRVISKVVYNRWFDNFILLFIFGNCVTIAMERPSIKPDSVERQVIDILNYVFTVVFTVEMILKVIASGFYIGDKPYFKSGWNVLDFFLVVTSLIDVFMTLISSNNSKLLGMLRVFRLLRALRPLRVISRAPGLKLVVQTLLSSLKPIGNIVLICCAFFVIFGILGVQLFKGKFYYCDGEDVRHVVTRADCTPEVGQWVNRRYNFDDLGQALMSLFVLASKDGWVEIMYSGIDAVGVDMQPVKNNCVWLIIYFISFLLIVGFFVINMFVGVVVENFHRCREEHELQEIARKAELRRKKEERLLRKRTMRQLRGTKRNQTLRRRTMVRARSHARSVRGAVAEIYQNVLSSCEPNPKHEENYYERYGRMRLALHQFCMNKYFELAVSAVIGINIITMATEHYNQPKALDLALKYANYVFTSVFVLEAIIKLIALGVCRYFRDKWNVLDMIIVLLSIAGILIEDVWTQTTFMNPTIIRVMRVLRIARVLKLLKISKGIRSLLETMARALPQVGNLGMLFLLLFFIFAALGVELFGTLVCDEEHTCEGLNRHASFKNFGIALLTLFRISTGDNWNGIMKDTLRNTDCSSAPDCTRNCCVSSIMSPLYFVVFVMMAQFVLVNVVIAVLMKQLEESQADSSVGDDEENDLEDEEDDSDEDQSDAEMKAFLVEEHNVIEIKDEKPVEDDMLAVDVTDDVSSVDRIPTHGEENNDKHVISSTDASELITSQPNEDFVEECEKEKVSEESSETSLSDDGDQKAMDTAAQIHSSPSAQATLLILPSTDASNNSVHNLGSKSAEVSPNRSPIPGALRKSFLKGNCLNLPGIDPDLSSRSTTDLLTSTSKNTFAHRPLAASRSAPARTSEDKLDRLNLTPDELNKPFDDNRSKLRRRLSDNSPRPRPNCNHVHHHHYILPPRQISLSTNNLTSSDNSTPSPNHSSPHSPACHDNDLDLIKSKVT from the exons ATGTCTCAGTTGAATCTTCCTGCGGTCAAGTCCGTCGCTTTTCTTCCTCAAGTGAAGACATCCCCGGATGATGATATTGAGGTGGACTCCACATCAGGGAGGAGCATTGGAGACTCTGAGTCCGAGAGTTCGGCGGACGAGCTCCTTTTCCCCGGACTTAATCCGGTCGTCTTCGTCAAGCTGAGACAGACGACCCCCCCACGGATCTGGTGCCTGAGAATGGCCGCCAGCCC GTGGTTCGAGAGAGCGAGCATGCTCGTGATTCTCATCAACTGCGTCACGCTCGGTCTGTACGAGCCCTGCGACCCGAGCAGCAACTTGCACTGTGAGACACAACGGTGTCAAATATCAAAG AATATTGATGATTTCGTCTTTGCTTTTTTCGCGGCTGAGATGTTGGTCAAGATGATTGCGATGGGGGTCTGGGGCAAGCTCGGATACCTCGGCGAGGCCTGGAACAGGTTGGATTTCTTCATCGTGTTGTGCGG AATGCTGGAATACACTTTGCCGGTAGGTGAGGTCATGAACTTCACAGCGATTCGGACAGTTCGCGTCTTACGGCCACTTCGCGCCATCAACAGAGTCCCAA GCATGAGAATCCTGGTCATGCTCCTCCTGGACACGCTTCCCATGCTCGGGAACGTTCTCTTGCTCTGCTCTTTCGTCTTCTTCGTCTTCGGAGTGATCGCCGTACAACTCTGGGCCGGAACGTTACGTCAGCGCTGTTTCCTTGACAACGAAACATTCGTGCTTGGAAATGGAAG CTCTATGCTGAGTCCGTACTACGACGAGGACATGCACGGAGATGTGCCTGTTTGCTCCATTCCCATCATCGATAATGGAATGTTCAGCTGCGGGGACCGAAATATTCTGCACAGGACCAGGGTCGACAATCTCACCTGCACGCTCAACGTCACGTCGTTTGTGGACGGCTATGACGTAAACCATATCTACGTCGACGGCGATG GCGGTCAGGATTGCGTCGATTGGAATCAGTATTACAACAAGTGCGAAGCTGGCGGGGAAAACCCTTCGCAGGGGGCAATCAACTTCGACAACATCATGTACGCGTGGGTCGCCATTTTCCAG GTTATCAGTTTAGAGGGCTGGGTTGACATCATGTATTACGTCATGGACGGCTATTCCTTCTACAGCTTCATATATTTTATCTTCCTCATCGTG ATCGGATCCTTCTTCATGATCAACTTGTGTTTGGTTGTCATAGCGACCCAGTTCTCTGTGACGAAACAGAGAGAGCAGCGATTGATGGAGGAGCAGAGGTTGAGGTTCAAATCGAACGACAGCACTCTGGCCAGCTACTCTCCTCCTGGGAACTGCTACGAGGAGATGTTCAAGTACATCTCGCATCTCTACAGGAAGAGCAGGAGGAGATGCAGAAG GCGATGGATGAAGTACAAGAAGAAGCGCGAGGAGCAACATCAGGAGCAGGAGAAGATGAAGAGATCGGAAGTGAAGAAGTCGCAATCCATCCACCTCCACCATCACCATCATTATCATCACCACCATTATCACATCACTGAGCCCTCCACTCTGTCACGGTCGGAAGGGGTCATGAAAGTTGACCTCAACCTTGACCTCAATGACCCCGCCCCCCAAACTCTGCCCTCCACCCCCCTGATGATAACTGACGGTAAAAAAGAATCTGACGCTTCCGTTCAATTGAAAAATTCTTTCCG GTTGGCTGTCCCCAGCCTGTCGCCGGCCTCATCCATTTTATCAGTTCCTTCCTTGCCTAATTCCTTGTCCTCATCTTGTCTATCCAATTCCACCATCGCTAAGAGAAGATTGTCCGATGAAGTCATAATGGGTTCTGTTGGCGCAGTCTACTTCCGATCCGGGTCCG CCGATGAATGCAAAGAGCGGCAGCCGATAAAATCTGGTTCAGACGATTCAAGTCAATACGTGACCTCTGACCTTAAGTGTACCTGTCCCGTTTACGACGTCACAAACGGAGATTATTTCCCACCGCCTGGAGAGTGCTCAGATTCAGAATCGTCATCAAACGCAAATGAGAGTTGTTGGAGATCGAGGGTAAACTATTTAAAG CACAAAGCGGACAAAGTTTGTGATTTTAAGTCTCGGATATCGGAGCAGATGAAACGAATCGTAGAAAGCAAACACTTCAACCGAGGCATCATGGTCGCCATCTTGGTGAACACCCTCAGCATGGGAATCGAGCACCACAACCAG AGCGAGCAACTAACTCGCGTGCTTGAGATAAGTAACATCGTCTTCACGACCCTCTTCGCGCTCGAGATGGTTTCGAAACTTATCGCGTTCGGATTCATCGATTATATTCGAAACTTCTACAACTTATTTGATGCCGTCATCGTCATTATCAG TGTTTGGGAGATCGCGGCCGGTACCGAGAACGGCCCCGGGGGCTTGTCTGTCCTCCGAACATTTCGACTCCTCCGGGTTTTAAAACTTATAAGGTTTCTACCTGCTCTGCGGCGCCAGCTCGTGGTCTTGATGAAGACAATGGACAACGTCGCGACGTTCATGATGCTACTCACATTGTTCATATTCATCTTTAG CATCTTAGGAATGCATTTGTTCGGCTGCAAGTTTTGTTCGTTGAACGTGTTTGGCGACACCGAGTGCGACAGGAAAAACTTCGACACTCTACTGTGGGCGTTCGTCACTGTGTTTCAG ATCTTAACACAAGAAGATTGGAATACCGTCCTTTACAACGGGATGGACGCCACCACACCGTTTGCCGCCATTTACTTCATCACTCTGATGACCATCGGCAATTACGTTCTCTTCAATCTCCTGGTCGCCATCTTGGTCGAAGGCTTCCAGGCCGAG TGTAACTCGGAAACACAAGAAGCGCTGGAAAGATTGTCCAATCAGAGCTCAGATGAGGAAGATGTTCATCCGCACCACGTGCTGGCGGAGGAATACACAAGCAGGGTAGCGAGGTCGCTGGGAATAAGAAGTCCATCCGGGAGCATTGAGAGATTGCAT GGAGCGGAGGAGGCGAGAAGATCGGACTCGGAGACGACAAGTGAAGAGGAGACTGATGACGAGACGTCACGGAATGAGAGAAGATCTCCTGAAATTAGGGTTAACCGAG CCTCACCGGCTCCAGGGCGCAGTTCCCCGCGCGGTGTCCCCATTATCACGCGCACATGCGCCACCCCCACCCCTTGTGGGTCGCCCTCCTCCCAGCACAAGTCCCTCATTCACTCCTTCTCCGAGCGCGACAGCGAATCAGACTCCGGCGCGTCACGGTTGAGTGAAAACCAGCGCTTAAGCCCTGTGGCTTCTAAGAACGACAATTCGTCATCAAGGCGTGGCGTTCACTCTCGAAAGTCAAGTACAGAG TCGTGTCTTAGCTTGGGCTCCCTTTCTCGGACCGGATCCTGGAAGATGAGGATGAGTAAAAAGGCTCTTCCTTTGGATGAGCAATCTCTCGTTTCATGGAAGGACGACTCGGACG ACGAAGATATCGCTATTCCGAGCATGACGTCATCGTTCAATCAACAGCAGGATAAAGAAGAGAATAAAATGAGGGCCCTCTCTTTCTCCACTCCCCCAACTCTTTCATCGTCGAGCAATCGTCGCTACAGTGAAATCACATACGACATG GTGGGATGCGAATGTGTGGCGTCGTTATGCTCCGGATGCAGGCGCCCGGCTCCTCAGTGCATGTACAAGAGGTTGAACTGGTCGCTCTACCTCCTCCCGCCAGACAACCT ATTTCGAAGAGTTATCTCGAAAGTGGTTTACAACAGATGGTTCgacaactttattttgttgtttattttcggTAATTGCGTCACAATCGCCATGGAGAGGCCGTCCATCAAGCCAGACAGCGTT GAGCGCCAAGTCATCGATATCCTCAATTATGTCTTCACAGTCGTCTTCACGGTCGAGATGATTCTGAAAGTAATCGCAAGCGGTTTCTACATCGGGGATAAACCTTACTTTAAAAG CGGCTGGAACGTGCTTGACTTCTTTCTTGTTGTTACGTCATTGATAGACGTCTTTATGACGTTGATATCCAGCAACAATTCCAAGTTGCTTGGCATGCTTCGTGTGTTCCGCCTGTTACGTGCACTCCGGCCTCTCAG GGTCATTAGCCGGGCCCCAGGTTTGAAGCTGGTTGTTCAAACCCTGCTGTCTTCGCTTAAACCGATCGGGAACATTGTGCTCATTTGCTGCGCCTTCTTCGTCATCTTCGGCATCCTGGGAGTCCAG CTCTTCAAGGGAAAGTTCTACTACTGCGATGGCGAGGATGTACGTCACGTGGTCACAAGGGCTGACTGTACACCGGAAGTGGGGCAGTGGGTCAATCGAAG GTACAACTTTGACGACCTGGGCCAGGCGCTGATGTCACTGTTTGTGCTGGCTTCGAAGGACGGATGGGTCGAGATCATGTACAGCGGGATCGACGCTGTGGGGGTGGATATGCAG CCGGTCAAGAACAACTGCGTGTGGTTGATCATCTATTTCATCTCTTTCCTGCTCATTGTTGGCTTCTTCGTCATCAACATGTTCGTGGGGGTGGTGGTCGAAAACTTCCACCGGTGCAGGGAGGAGCACGAACTCCAAGAGATCGCGAGAAAAGCg GAATTGCGACGTAAGAAGGAGGAACGTCTTTTACGTAAACGCACCATGCGTCAGTTGCGTGGAACTAAACGCAATCAGACGTTACGAAGACGCACCATGGTACGGGCACGTTCTCACGCACGAAGCGTCAGAGGAGCGGTTGcagaaatttatcaaaatgtcCTGTCAAGTTGTGAGCCTAATCCCAAACATGAAG AGAACTATTACGAACGCTACGGTCGAATGCGCTTGGCACTGCACCAGTTCTGCATGAACAAGTACTTCGAGCTCGCCGTGTCTGCTGTTATCGGGATTAACATCATCACCATGGCAACCGAACACTACAACCAGCCTAAG GCGTTGGATCTGGCGCTGAAATACGCCAACTACGTCTTCACGTCTGTCTTCGTGCTGGAGGCGATCATCAAGCTGATAGCGCTGGGAGTGTGCAGATATTTCAGGGACAA GTGGAACGTGTTGGACATGATCATCGTCCTCCTCTCAATCGCCGGCATCCTCATCGAAGATGTGTGGACCCAGACCACTTTCATGAACCCCACCATCATCAGGGTCATGAGGGTTCTCAGGATCGCAAGAG TTCTGAAGTTGCTCAAGATCTCGAAGGGAATCCGCTCGTTGCTCGAGACGATGGCGCGCGCTCTTCCTCAGGTCGGTAACCTCGGGATGCTCTTCCTGCTCCTCTTCTTCATCTTTGCCGCTCTCGGAGTCGAACTCTTCGGAACTCTGG TTTGCGACGAGGAGCACACCTGCGAAGGTCTCAACCGGCACGCCTCGTTTAAAAACTTCGGCATTGCTCTCCTCACTTTGTTCCGGATCTCAACCGGAGACAACTGGAATGGGATCATGAAG GATACTCTGAGGAACACGGACTGTTCCAGCGCCCCGGACTGCACGAGGAATTGTTGCGTGAGTAGCATCATGTCTCCTCTCTACTTTGTAGTCTTCGTCATGATGGCGCAGTTCGTCCTGGTAAATGTCGTCATCGCCGTTCTTATGAAG CAATTGGAAGAGAGTCAGGCTGATAGTTCGGTTGGCGACGATGAGGAAAATGATTTGGAGGACGAGGAGGATGATTCTGATGAAGATCAAAGCGATGCGGAGATGAAG GCTTTCTTGGTCGAAGAACATAACGTCATTGAAATCAAAGACGAAAAGCCAGTCGAAGATGACATGTTGGCAGTTGACGTCACTGATGACGTATCTTCAGTCGACCGAATCCCTACGCACGGGGAAGAA AATAACGATAAACACGTCATCAGCTCAACGGATGCTTCTGagttgattacgtcacaaccAAATGAAG attttgtcGAAGAATGtgaaaaggaaaaagtttCAGAAGAGAGCTCGGAAACTTCGTTAAGCGACGACGGAGATCAGAAGGCGATGGACACCGCCGCACAAATACATTCGTCCCCTAGTGCTCAA GCAACTTTGCTCATCTTGCCATCGACCGATGCCTCGAACAACTCCGTTCATAATCTCGGCTCCAAGAGCGCAGAGGTTTCCCCTAACAGAAGCCCGATCCCAGGAGCACTTCGAAAAAGTTTTCTAAAAGGAAATTGCTTAAATCTTCCTGGAATCGATCCAG ATTTGTCATCGCGATCGACAACCGACCTCCTGACATCGACATCAAAGAATACTTTTGCTCACCGTCCGCTAGCGGCATCGCGGAGTGCCCCTGCAAGGACCAGCGAAGATAAACTTGATCGGTTGAACTTGACCCCGGATGAACTGAACAAACCATTCGACGACAATCGCTCGAAGCTAAGAAGACGTTTAAGCGATAATTCGCCGCGGCCTCGACCCAACTGCAACCACGTCCACCACCACCATTACATTCTCCCCCCTCGCCAGATCTCTCTATCCACGAACAATCTCACATCGAGCGACAACTCGACTCCCTCACCGAATCATTCCTCTCCTCATAGCCCCGCTTGCCATGACAATGATCTTGACCTTATAAAGAGCAAAGTCACTTGA